The proteins below come from a single Roseiconus lacunae genomic window:
- a CDS encoding response regulator, which translates to MTSENKNILLAEDNPGLARVLSFKFLSCGFEPITCADGHSAWCAFEQQEIAAVVTDHEMPGLSGLELIARVKQVRPDMPCFLVSGRKLELVRDRRVKELGIVDVFGKPFSPSSIVNSVADSLKIALVGPPIVLPIRFPATAGGSFIPGPSP; encoded by the coding sequence ATGACATCCGAAAACAAGAATATCCTTCTCGCGGAAGACAATCCGGGATTGGCTCGCGTGTTGTCATTCAAGTTTCTGAGCTGTGGATTTGAGCCAATCACTTGCGCCGACGGTCATTCGGCGTGGTGCGCTTTCGAACAGCAGGAGATCGCTGCGGTAGTCACCGATCACGAGATGCCAGGGCTGTCGGGACTGGAGTTGATCGCCAGAGTGAAACAAGTTCGGCCGGACATGCCCTGCTTTTTAGTAAGCGGTAGAAAACTGGAACTGGTCCGTGACCGGCGAGTGAAAGAACTTGGCATTGTGGATGTTTTTGGGAAACCGTTTAGTCCTTCGTCCATCGTTAATTCGGTCGCCGATTCGCTGAAGATCGCGCTCGTCGGACCACCGATTGTGCTTCCCATTCGATTTCCTGCCACCGCCGGCGGTTCATTCATCCCAGGGCCCAGTCCATGA